A section of the Primulina eburnea isolate SZY01 chromosome 1, ASM2296580v1, whole genome shotgun sequence genome encodes:
- the LOC140830381 gene encoding dormancy-associated protein homolog 4-like, producing MGFLHKLWDETLAGPTPESGLGKLRKYNSFSGSRSAADPAAAAVAHDDHRVQISRSITIIRNNNAPAPANRNLIVSVDSPSAPSSPASCSTPTSPFSPSTPGGNFKKLSRRKSAAADPRGLHAPDWIILSGLDR from the exons ATGGGATTTCTCCACAAGCTTTGGGATGAAACGCTAGCCGGGCCCACACCTGAATCAGGCCTGGGCAAACTCCGCAAATACAACTCTTTCTCCGGCAGTAGATCCGCGGCTGATCCGGCGGCGGCGGCTGTTGCTCACGATGACCACCGTGTCCAGATCTCTCGCAGCATTACCATCATCCGGAATAACAACGCCCCTGCTCCTGCTAATCGCAATCTTATCGTCTCCGTTGACTCGCCGTCCGCACCATCTTCTCCTGCGAGTTGCAGCACTCCAACATCTCCGTTTTCAC CTTCTACTCCCGGTGGAAATTTCAAGAAATTAAGTAGGAGAAAATCAGCGGCAGCTGACCCAAGGGGTCTTCATGCTCCTGATTG GATTATACTGAGTGGTTTGGACCGTTGA